The Puntigrus tetrazona isolate hp1 chromosome 19, ASM1883169v1, whole genome shotgun sequence genome has a segment encoding these proteins:
- the si:ch211-80h18.1 gene encoding PE-PGRS family protein PE_PGRS5 isoform X11, producing MLSRNLVIASVAVVFLASTVSAAPVEDKEPEENDFEAEEGEEELSEEEEDDDDSKGQHMKGAGSQQATAAPKGLGMTPGSAAAGESPNGQKLNGGTQTGQVSSGSTSTASNGANGSNGRDGYSRPSGSSSHDASYGGQDGSKSEIVPPGVGTGGEGANGGSGSKVPGTDGGVHSVSITVVSSGQGSSGHIAAGHGSTMISSHAFGRPSAGQMSDGVAVVSSEVQSQPAGSEGLAPHTDGSQYENGETAHDGSQIESPEIPEIESNGNGHKQLLNGGETGLTGLDHFMAGTSQIQGTGGFDSFGTSPHLEITGIIDQSSHDFLVGLMGGIGESFGPDTQTDGLDHMGLAFQVDSAGAGLSPGHPSSGGPVLDAPPDSPGPDYLSVDNGNGDYAHSISTADNGAQPKSPADTTDSSLVFDAMSHPGHSFLDYSDGGADNNGADLPDTNGNGNGRHKPVVDIQKGDPPGVHLDISGTGHQGAATEMHHTAVGALDQSDHTLSPYLDTTGFDGVAGASMQTDMAGAAGNPVTDGQIQTDVTGQGHLAVTDGVPNYTADSARATGTGFTDASETHSSMVQTDLPVTGDPFTGVSSQTDAMGTAEPQGTLGSPSQPGATEQTQPAVSAGEQYHTSGQGPEGAENVELEDTC from the exons ATGCTGTCACG AAATCTTGTAATTGCTTCAGTGGCTGTTGTGTTTCTGGCGTCCACCGTATCTGCGGCTCCAGTTGAAG ATAAGGAGCCTGAGGAAAATGACTTTGAGGCTGAAGAGGGTGAAGAAGAACTGTCAGAGGAGGAAGAGG ATGATGATGACTCCAAAGGTCAGCATATGAAGG GAGCCGGATCGCAGCAGGCCACTGCAGCACCCAAAGGCTTGG GTATGACTCCTGGCAGCGCCGCCGCGGGCGAATCCCCAAACG GTCAGAAGCTTAATGGTGGCACTCAAACTGGCCAAGTCT CATCAGGCAGCACGTCGACAGCTTCAAATGGAGCAAACG GAAGCAACGGAAGAGACGGGTACTCTCGCCCATCTGGCTCTAGTTCTCATG ATGCAAGTTATGGTGGACAAGATGGGTCCAAATCAGAGATAGTTCCTCCAG GTGTAGGAACTGGAGGAGAAGGTGCTAATGGAGGTTCAGGATCTAAAGTCCCTG GCACAGACGGGGGAGTCCATTCAGTGTCCATTACTGTTG TGTCATCAGGTCAAGGGTCATCAGGCCACATAGCAGCAGGTCATGGGTCTACAATGATATCCAGCCACGCTTTTGGCCGGCCTTCAGCAGGACAGATGTCAGACGGTGTGGCTGTAGTTTCCTCTGAGGTCCAATCACAGCCTGCAG GGTCAGAGGGATTGGCTCCACATACAGATGGCTCACAGTATGAAAATG GTGAAACGGCTCATGATGGATCTCAAATAGAGTCTCCAG AAATCCCTGAGATAGAATCTAACG GCAATGGTCACAAACAGCTTCTAAATGGAGGAGAAACAGGACTTACAG GCTTGGATCATTTCATGGCAGGCACATCTCAAATACAAGGAACAG gTGGTTTTGATTCATTTGGCACAAGCCCTCACCTGGAAATTACAG GCATAATAGATCAGTCAAGCCATGACTTTCTTGTTGGCTTAATGG GTGGAATAGGAGAGAGCTTTGGTCCAGACACCCAAACGGACGGGCTAG ATCACATGGGACTCGCATTTCAGGTGGATTCGGCAG GCGCTGGCCTGAGTCCAGGGCACCCGTCCAGTGGCGGTCCGGTTCTAGACGCTCCTCCAG ACTCTCCAGGACCAGATTACCTGTCTGTTGACAACGGGAATGGTGATTATGCTCATTCAATCA GCACGGCTGATAATGGAGCCCAGCCAAAGTCACCAGCTGATACAACAG ATTCCTCATTAGTCTTTGACGCAATGTCACATCCGGGACATTCCTTCTTAGATTATTCAG ATGGTGGGGCAGATAATAATGGTGCAGATTTACCTGATACAAACG GAAATGGAAACGGTCGGCACAAACCCGTAGTAGACATACAGAAAG GTGACCCTCCAGGCGTTCATCTCGACATCA GCGGAACAGGTCATCAGGGCGCCGCAACGGAGATGCATCACACAGCTG TTGGCGCTCTTGATCAAAGTGACCATACTCTCAGCCCTTACCTTGACACGACTG GATTTGACGGTGTCGCCGGTGCAAGCATGCAGACAGATATGGCAG GTGCAGCAGGAAATCCAGTGACTGACGGACAAATTCAAACAGACGTGACAG ggCAGGGACACTTAGCTGTGACGGATGGCGTGCCGAATTACACAG CAGATTCTGCGCGTGCGACCGGGACTGGATTCACAG ATGCCTCAGAGACACATAGTAGCATGGTTCAGACAGACTTACCAG TCACAGGGGATCCATTCACAGGGGTTTCCTCACAGACAGATGCCATGGGCACAG CTGAACCTCAAGGGACTCTCGGGAGTCCAA GCCAACCTGGTGCTACGGAACAGACACAGCCAGCTG TATCAGCAGGTGAACAGTACCACACATCTGGTCAGGGTCCTGAAG GTGCAGAAAATGTGGAACTGGAAGATACCTGCTGA
- the si:ch211-80h18.1 gene encoding PE-PGRS family protein PE_PGRS5 isoform X10 translates to MLSRNLVIASVAVVFLASTVSAAPVEDKEPEENDFEAEEGEEELSEEEEDDDDSKGQHMKGAGSQQATAAPKGLGMTPGSAAAGESPNGQKLNGGTQTGQVSSGSTSTASNGANGSNGRDGYSRPSGSSSHDASYGGQDGSKSEIVPPGVGTGGEGANGGSGSKVPGTDGGVHSVSITVVSSGQGSSGHIAAGHGSTMISSHAFGRPSAGQMSDGVAVVSSEVQSQPAGSEGLAPHTDGSQYENGETAHDGSQIESPEIPEIESNGNGHKQLLNGGETGLTGLDHFMAGTSQIQGTGGFDSFGTSPHLEITGIIDQSSHDFLVGLMGGIGESFGPDTQTDGLDHMGLAFQVDSAGAGLSPGHPSSGGPVLDAPPDSPGPDYLSVDNGNGDYAHSISTADNGAQPKSPADTTDSSLVFDAMSHPGHSFLDYSDGGADNNGADLPDTNGNGNGRHKPVVDIQKGDPPGVHLDISGTGHQGAATEMHHTAVGALDQSDHTLSPYLDTTGFDGVAGASMQTDMAGAAGNPVTDGQIQTDVTGQGHLAVTDGVPNYTADSARATGTGFTDASETHSSMVQTDLPVTGDPFTGVSSQTDAMGTATAEPQGTLGSPSQPGATEQTQPAVSAGEQYHTSGQGPEGAENVELEDTC, encoded by the exons ATGCTGTCACG AAATCTTGTAATTGCTTCAGTGGCTGTTGTGTTTCTGGCGTCCACCGTATCTGCGGCTCCAGTTGAAG ATAAGGAGCCTGAGGAAAATGACTTTGAGGCTGAAGAGGGTGAAGAAGAACTGTCAGAGGAGGAAGAGG ATGATGATGACTCCAAAGGTCAGCATATGAAGG GAGCCGGATCGCAGCAGGCCACTGCAGCACCCAAAGGCTTGG GTATGACTCCTGGCAGCGCCGCCGCGGGCGAATCCCCAAACG GTCAGAAGCTTAATGGTGGCACTCAAACTGGCCAAGTCT CATCAGGCAGCACGTCGACAGCTTCAAATGGAGCAAACG GAAGCAACGGAAGAGACGGGTACTCTCGCCCATCTGGCTCTAGTTCTCATG ATGCAAGTTATGGTGGACAAGATGGGTCCAAATCAGAGATAGTTCCTCCAG GTGTAGGAACTGGAGGAGAAGGTGCTAATGGAGGTTCAGGATCTAAAGTCCCTG GCACAGACGGGGGAGTCCATTCAGTGTCCATTACTGTTG TGTCATCAGGTCAAGGGTCATCAGGCCACATAGCAGCAGGTCATGGGTCTACAATGATATCCAGCCACGCTTTTGGCCGGCCTTCAGCAGGACAGATGTCAGACGGTGTGGCTGTAGTTTCCTCTGAGGTCCAATCACAGCCTGCAG GGTCAGAGGGATTGGCTCCACATACAGATGGCTCACAGTATGAAAATG GTGAAACGGCTCATGATGGATCTCAAATAGAGTCTCCAG AAATCCCTGAGATAGAATCTAACG GCAATGGTCACAAACAGCTTCTAAATGGAGGAGAAACAGGACTTACAG GCTTGGATCATTTCATGGCAGGCACATCTCAAATACAAGGAACAG gTGGTTTTGATTCATTTGGCACAAGCCCTCACCTGGAAATTACAG GCATAATAGATCAGTCAAGCCATGACTTTCTTGTTGGCTTAATGG GTGGAATAGGAGAGAGCTTTGGTCCAGACACCCAAACGGACGGGCTAG ATCACATGGGACTCGCATTTCAGGTGGATTCGGCAG GCGCTGGCCTGAGTCCAGGGCACCCGTCCAGTGGCGGTCCGGTTCTAGACGCTCCTCCAG ACTCTCCAGGACCAGATTACCTGTCTGTTGACAACGGGAATGGTGATTATGCTCATTCAATCA GCACGGCTGATAATGGAGCCCAGCCAAAGTCACCAGCTGATACAACAG ATTCCTCATTAGTCTTTGACGCAATGTCACATCCGGGACATTCCTTCTTAGATTATTCAG ATGGTGGGGCAGATAATAATGGTGCAGATTTACCTGATACAAACG GAAATGGAAACGGTCGGCACAAACCCGTAGTAGACATACAGAAAG GTGACCCTCCAGGCGTTCATCTCGACATCA GCGGAACAGGTCATCAGGGCGCCGCAACGGAGATGCATCACACAGCTG TTGGCGCTCTTGATCAAAGTGACCATACTCTCAGCCCTTACCTTGACACGACTG GATTTGACGGTGTCGCCGGTGCAAGCATGCAGACAGATATGGCAG GTGCAGCAGGAAATCCAGTGACTGACGGACAAATTCAAACAGACGTGACAG ggCAGGGACACTTAGCTGTGACGGATGGCGTGCCGAATTACACAG CAGATTCTGCGCGTGCGACCGGGACTGGATTCACAG ATGCCTCAGAGACACATAGTAGCATGGTTCAGACAGACTTACCAG TCACAGGGGATCCATTCACAGGGGTTTCCTCACAGACAGATGCCATGGGCACAG ctacAGCTGAACCTCAAGGGACTCTCGGGAGTCCAA GCCAACCTGGTGCTACGGAACAGACACAGCCAGCTG TATCAGCAGGTGAACAGTACCACACATCTGGTCAGGGTCCTGAAG GTGCAGAAAATGTGGAACTGGAAGATACCTGCTGA
- the si:ch211-80h18.1 gene encoding PE-PGRS family protein PE_PGRS5 isoform X13: MLSRNLVIASVAVVFLASTVSAAPVEDKEPEENDFEAEEGEEELSEEEEDDDDSKGQHMKGAGSQQATAAPKGLGMTPGSAAAGESPNGQKLNGGTQTGQVSSGSTSTASNGANGSNGRDGYSRPSGSSSHDASYGGQDGSKSEIVPPGVGTGGEGANGGSGSKVPGTDGGVHSVSITVVSSGQGSSGHIAAGHGSTMISSHAFGRPSAGQMSDGVAVVSSEVQSQPAGSEGLAPHTDGSQYENGETAHDGSQIESPEIPEIESNGNGHKQLLNGGETGLTGLDHFMAGTSQIQGTGGFDSFGTSPHLEITGIIDQSSHDFLVGLMGGIGESFGPDTQTDGLDHMGLAFQVDSAGAGLSPGHPSSGGPVLDAPPDSPGPDYLSVDNGNGDYAHSISTADNGAQPKSPADTTDSSLVFDAMSHPGHSFLDYSDGGADNNGADLPDTNGNGNGRHKPVVDIQKGDPPGVHLDISGTGHQGAATEMHHTAVGALDQSDHTLSPYLDTTGFDGVAGASMQTDMAGAAGNPVTDGQIQTDVTGQGHLAVTDGVPNYTADSARATGTGFTDASETHSSMVQTDLPVTGDPFTGVSSQTDAMGTAEPQGTLGSPSQPGATEQTQPAVSAGEQYHTSGQGPEENVELEDTC; encoded by the exons ATGCTGTCACG AAATCTTGTAATTGCTTCAGTGGCTGTTGTGTTTCTGGCGTCCACCGTATCTGCGGCTCCAGTTGAAG ATAAGGAGCCTGAGGAAAATGACTTTGAGGCTGAAGAGGGTGAAGAAGAACTGTCAGAGGAGGAAGAGG ATGATGATGACTCCAAAGGTCAGCATATGAAGG GAGCCGGATCGCAGCAGGCCACTGCAGCACCCAAAGGCTTGG GTATGACTCCTGGCAGCGCCGCCGCGGGCGAATCCCCAAACG GTCAGAAGCTTAATGGTGGCACTCAAACTGGCCAAGTCT CATCAGGCAGCACGTCGACAGCTTCAAATGGAGCAAACG GAAGCAACGGAAGAGACGGGTACTCTCGCCCATCTGGCTCTAGTTCTCATG ATGCAAGTTATGGTGGACAAGATGGGTCCAAATCAGAGATAGTTCCTCCAG GTGTAGGAACTGGAGGAGAAGGTGCTAATGGAGGTTCAGGATCTAAAGTCCCTG GCACAGACGGGGGAGTCCATTCAGTGTCCATTACTGTTG TGTCATCAGGTCAAGGGTCATCAGGCCACATAGCAGCAGGTCATGGGTCTACAATGATATCCAGCCACGCTTTTGGCCGGCCTTCAGCAGGACAGATGTCAGACGGTGTGGCTGTAGTTTCCTCTGAGGTCCAATCACAGCCTGCAG GGTCAGAGGGATTGGCTCCACATACAGATGGCTCACAGTATGAAAATG GTGAAACGGCTCATGATGGATCTCAAATAGAGTCTCCAG AAATCCCTGAGATAGAATCTAACG GCAATGGTCACAAACAGCTTCTAAATGGAGGAGAAACAGGACTTACAG GCTTGGATCATTTCATGGCAGGCACATCTCAAATACAAGGAACAG gTGGTTTTGATTCATTTGGCACAAGCCCTCACCTGGAAATTACAG GCATAATAGATCAGTCAAGCCATGACTTTCTTGTTGGCTTAATGG GTGGAATAGGAGAGAGCTTTGGTCCAGACACCCAAACGGACGGGCTAG ATCACATGGGACTCGCATTTCAGGTGGATTCGGCAG GCGCTGGCCTGAGTCCAGGGCACCCGTCCAGTGGCGGTCCGGTTCTAGACGCTCCTCCAG ACTCTCCAGGACCAGATTACCTGTCTGTTGACAACGGGAATGGTGATTATGCTCATTCAATCA GCACGGCTGATAATGGAGCCCAGCCAAAGTCACCAGCTGATACAACAG ATTCCTCATTAGTCTTTGACGCAATGTCACATCCGGGACATTCCTTCTTAGATTATTCAG ATGGTGGGGCAGATAATAATGGTGCAGATTTACCTGATACAAACG GAAATGGAAACGGTCGGCACAAACCCGTAGTAGACATACAGAAAG GTGACCCTCCAGGCGTTCATCTCGACATCA GCGGAACAGGTCATCAGGGCGCCGCAACGGAGATGCATCACACAGCTG TTGGCGCTCTTGATCAAAGTGACCATACTCTCAGCCCTTACCTTGACACGACTG GATTTGACGGTGTCGCCGGTGCAAGCATGCAGACAGATATGGCAG GTGCAGCAGGAAATCCAGTGACTGACGGACAAATTCAAACAGACGTGACAG ggCAGGGACACTTAGCTGTGACGGATGGCGTGCCGAATTACACAG CAGATTCTGCGCGTGCGACCGGGACTGGATTCACAG ATGCCTCAGAGACACATAGTAGCATGGTTCAGACAGACTTACCAG TCACAGGGGATCCATTCACAGGGGTTTCCTCACAGACAGATGCCATGGGCACAG CTGAACCTCAAGGGACTCTCGGGAGTCCAA GCCAACCTGGTGCTACGGAACAGACACAGCCAGCTG TATCAGCAGGTGAACAGTACCACACATCTGGTCAGGGTCCTGAAG AAAATGTGGAACTGGAAGATACCTGCTGA
- the si:ch211-80h18.1 gene encoding uncharacterized PE-PGRS family protein PE_PGRS54 isoform X14 yields MLSRNLVIASVAVVFLASTVSAAPVEDKEPEENDFEAEEGEEELSEEEEDDDDSKGQHMKGAGSQQATAAPKGLGMTPGSAAAGESPNGQKLNGGTQTGQVSSGSTSTASNGANGSNGRDGYSRPSGSSSHDASYGGQDGSKSEIVPPGVGTGGEGANGGSGSKVPGTDGGVHSVSITVVSSGQGSSGHIAAGHGSTMISSHAFGRPSAGQMSDGVAVVSSEVQSQPAGSEGLAPHTDGSQYENGETAHDGSQIESPEIPEIESNGNGHKQLLNGGETGLTGLDHFMAGTSQIQGTGGFDSFGTSPHLEITGIIDQSSHDFLVGLMGGIGESFGPDTQTDGLDHMGLAFQVDSAGAGLSPGHPSSGGPVLDAPPDSPGPDYLSVDNGNGDYAHSISTADNGAQPKSPADTTDSSLVFDAMSHPGHSFLDYSDGGADNNGADLPDTNGNGNGRHKPVVDIQKGDPPGVHLDISGTGHQGAATEMHHTAVGALDQSDHTLSPYLDTTGFDGVAGASMQTDMAGAAGNPVTDGQIQTDVTGQGHLAVTDGVPNYTACVSKKQILRVRPGLDSQMPQRHIVAWFRQTYQSQGIHSQGFPHRQMPWAQLQLNLKGLSGVQANLVLRNRHSQLLVLSSISR; encoded by the exons ATGCTGTCACG AAATCTTGTAATTGCTTCAGTGGCTGTTGTGTTTCTGGCGTCCACCGTATCTGCGGCTCCAGTTGAAG ATAAGGAGCCTGAGGAAAATGACTTTGAGGCTGAAGAGGGTGAAGAAGAACTGTCAGAGGAGGAAGAGG ATGATGATGACTCCAAAGGTCAGCATATGAAGG GAGCCGGATCGCAGCAGGCCACTGCAGCACCCAAAGGCTTGG GTATGACTCCTGGCAGCGCCGCCGCGGGCGAATCCCCAAACG GTCAGAAGCTTAATGGTGGCACTCAAACTGGCCAAGTCT CATCAGGCAGCACGTCGACAGCTTCAAATGGAGCAAACG GAAGCAACGGAAGAGACGGGTACTCTCGCCCATCTGGCTCTAGTTCTCATG ATGCAAGTTATGGTGGACAAGATGGGTCCAAATCAGAGATAGTTCCTCCAG GTGTAGGAACTGGAGGAGAAGGTGCTAATGGAGGTTCAGGATCTAAAGTCCCTG GCACAGACGGGGGAGTCCATTCAGTGTCCATTACTGTTG TGTCATCAGGTCAAGGGTCATCAGGCCACATAGCAGCAGGTCATGGGTCTACAATGATATCCAGCCACGCTTTTGGCCGGCCTTCAGCAGGACAGATGTCAGACGGTGTGGCTGTAGTTTCCTCTGAGGTCCAATCACAGCCTGCAG GGTCAGAGGGATTGGCTCCACATACAGATGGCTCACAGTATGAAAATG GTGAAACGGCTCATGATGGATCTCAAATAGAGTCTCCAG AAATCCCTGAGATAGAATCTAACG GCAATGGTCACAAACAGCTTCTAAATGGAGGAGAAACAGGACTTACAG GCTTGGATCATTTCATGGCAGGCACATCTCAAATACAAGGAACAG gTGGTTTTGATTCATTTGGCACAAGCCCTCACCTGGAAATTACAG GCATAATAGATCAGTCAAGCCATGACTTTCTTGTTGGCTTAATGG GTGGAATAGGAGAGAGCTTTGGTCCAGACACCCAAACGGACGGGCTAG ATCACATGGGACTCGCATTTCAGGTGGATTCGGCAG GCGCTGGCCTGAGTCCAGGGCACCCGTCCAGTGGCGGTCCGGTTCTAGACGCTCCTCCAG ACTCTCCAGGACCAGATTACCTGTCTGTTGACAACGGGAATGGTGATTATGCTCATTCAATCA GCACGGCTGATAATGGAGCCCAGCCAAAGTCACCAGCTGATACAACAG ATTCCTCATTAGTCTTTGACGCAATGTCACATCCGGGACATTCCTTCTTAGATTATTCAG ATGGTGGGGCAGATAATAATGGTGCAGATTTACCTGATACAAACG GAAATGGAAACGGTCGGCACAAACCCGTAGTAGACATACAGAAAG GTGACCCTCCAGGCGTTCATCTCGACATCA GCGGAACAGGTCATCAGGGCGCCGCAACGGAGATGCATCACACAGCTG TTGGCGCTCTTGATCAAAGTGACCATACTCTCAGCCCTTACCTTGACACGACTG GATTTGACGGTGTCGCCGGTGCAAGCATGCAGACAGATATGGCAG GTGCAGCAGGAAATCCAGTGACTGACGGACAAATTCAAACAGACGTGACAG ggCAGGGACACTTAGCTGTGACGGATGGCGTGCCGAATTACACAG CGTGTGTTTCTAAAAAGCAGATTCTGCGCGTGCGACCGGGACTGGATTCACAG ATGCCTCAGAGACACATAGTAGCATGGTTCAGACAGACTTACCAG TCACAGGGGATCCATTCACAGGGGTTTCCTCACAGACAGATGCCATGGGCACAG ctacAGCTGAACCTCAAGGGACTCTCGGGAGTCCAA GCCAACCTGGTGCTACGGAACAGACACAGCCAGCTG ctTGTTCTGTCCAGTATCAGCAGGTGA
- the si:ch211-80h18.1 gene encoding uncharacterized PE-PGRS family protein PE_PGRS54 isoform X15 — protein sequence MLSRNLVIASVAVVFLASTVSAAPVEDKEPEENDFEAEEGEEELSEEEEDDDDSKGQHMKGAGSQQATAAPKGLGMTPGSAAAGESPNGQKLNGGTQTGQVSSGSTSTASNGANGSNGRDGYSRPSGSSSHDASYGGQDGSKSEIVPPGVGTGGEGANGGSGSKVPGTDGGVHSVSITVVSSGQGSSGHIAAGHGSTMISSHAFGRPSAGQMSDGVAVVSSEVQSQPAGSEGLAPHTDGSQYENGETAHDGSQIESPEIPEIESNGNGHKQLLNGGETGLTGLDHFMAGTSQIQGTGGFDSFGTSPHLEITGIIDQSSHDFLVGLMGGIGESFGPDTQTDGLDHMGLAFQVDSAGAGLSPGHPSSGGPVLDAPPDSPGPDYLSVDNGNGDYAHSISTADNGAQPKSPADTTDSSLVFDAMSHPGHSFLDYSDGGADNNGADLPDTNGNGNGRHKPVVDIQKGDPPGVHLDISGTGHQGAATEMHHTAVGALDQSDHTLSPYLDTTGFDGVAGASMQTDMAGAAGNPVTDGQIQTDVTGQGHLAVTDGVPNYTACVSKKQILRVRPGLDSQMPQRHIVAWFRQTYQSQGIHSQGFPHRQMPWAQLNLKGLSGVQANLVLRNRHSQLLVLSSISR from the exons ATGCTGTCACG AAATCTTGTAATTGCTTCAGTGGCTGTTGTGTTTCTGGCGTCCACCGTATCTGCGGCTCCAGTTGAAG ATAAGGAGCCTGAGGAAAATGACTTTGAGGCTGAAGAGGGTGAAGAAGAACTGTCAGAGGAGGAAGAGG ATGATGATGACTCCAAAGGTCAGCATATGAAGG GAGCCGGATCGCAGCAGGCCACTGCAGCACCCAAAGGCTTGG GTATGACTCCTGGCAGCGCCGCCGCGGGCGAATCCCCAAACG GTCAGAAGCTTAATGGTGGCACTCAAACTGGCCAAGTCT CATCAGGCAGCACGTCGACAGCTTCAAATGGAGCAAACG GAAGCAACGGAAGAGACGGGTACTCTCGCCCATCTGGCTCTAGTTCTCATG ATGCAAGTTATGGTGGACAAGATGGGTCCAAATCAGAGATAGTTCCTCCAG GTGTAGGAACTGGAGGAGAAGGTGCTAATGGAGGTTCAGGATCTAAAGTCCCTG GCACAGACGGGGGAGTCCATTCAGTGTCCATTACTGTTG TGTCATCAGGTCAAGGGTCATCAGGCCACATAGCAGCAGGTCATGGGTCTACAATGATATCCAGCCACGCTTTTGGCCGGCCTTCAGCAGGACAGATGTCAGACGGTGTGGCTGTAGTTTCCTCTGAGGTCCAATCACAGCCTGCAG GGTCAGAGGGATTGGCTCCACATACAGATGGCTCACAGTATGAAAATG GTGAAACGGCTCATGATGGATCTCAAATAGAGTCTCCAG AAATCCCTGAGATAGAATCTAACG GCAATGGTCACAAACAGCTTCTAAATGGAGGAGAAACAGGACTTACAG GCTTGGATCATTTCATGGCAGGCACATCTCAAATACAAGGAACAG gTGGTTTTGATTCATTTGGCACAAGCCCTCACCTGGAAATTACAG GCATAATAGATCAGTCAAGCCATGACTTTCTTGTTGGCTTAATGG GTGGAATAGGAGAGAGCTTTGGTCCAGACACCCAAACGGACGGGCTAG ATCACATGGGACTCGCATTTCAGGTGGATTCGGCAG GCGCTGGCCTGAGTCCAGGGCACCCGTCCAGTGGCGGTCCGGTTCTAGACGCTCCTCCAG ACTCTCCAGGACCAGATTACCTGTCTGTTGACAACGGGAATGGTGATTATGCTCATTCAATCA GCACGGCTGATAATGGAGCCCAGCCAAAGTCACCAGCTGATACAACAG ATTCCTCATTAGTCTTTGACGCAATGTCACATCCGGGACATTCCTTCTTAGATTATTCAG ATGGTGGGGCAGATAATAATGGTGCAGATTTACCTGATACAAACG GAAATGGAAACGGTCGGCACAAACCCGTAGTAGACATACAGAAAG GTGACCCTCCAGGCGTTCATCTCGACATCA GCGGAACAGGTCATCAGGGCGCCGCAACGGAGATGCATCACACAGCTG TTGGCGCTCTTGATCAAAGTGACCATACTCTCAGCCCTTACCTTGACACGACTG GATTTGACGGTGTCGCCGGTGCAAGCATGCAGACAGATATGGCAG GTGCAGCAGGAAATCCAGTGACTGACGGACAAATTCAAACAGACGTGACAG ggCAGGGACACTTAGCTGTGACGGATGGCGTGCCGAATTACACAG CGTGTGTTTCTAAAAAGCAGATTCTGCGCGTGCGACCGGGACTGGATTCACAG ATGCCTCAGAGACACATAGTAGCATGGTTCAGACAGACTTACCAG TCACAGGGGATCCATTCACAGGGGTTTCCTCACAGACAGATGCCATGGGCACAG CTGAACCTCAAGGGACTCTCGGGAGTCCAA GCCAACCTGGTGCTACGGAACAGACACAGCCAGCTG ctTGTTCTGTCCAGTATCAGCAGGTGA